The Corynebacterium confusum genome has a window encoding:
- a CDS encoding PH domain-containing protein has protein sequence MSTPQRRPSRTNRPARPETPNKNRATQPPGSLAEQTTVFRPERTHLLAIVLLTAIAILIIAWKPLVMGWLLIIPALAFWWVLRARTTVGEAGIAIRYAFRGDARLSWDDFAGIGFKRAHAFAATHAGRKFNLPGVTFNSLPDLARASRGRIPDALSAGKKAADDKVVVIHRDGQQVLMSKEEYAAYQATEGDSATHTGSDPN, from the coding sequence ATGAGCACACCGCAGCGCCGACCCTCCCGCACCAACCGCCCGGCCCGCCCGGAGACGCCGAATAAAAATCGCGCTACCCAGCCCCCCGGCAGCCTGGCCGAACAAACCACGGTGTTTCGGCCCGAGCGCACCCACCTGCTCGCCATCGTCCTGCTCACCGCCATCGCGATCCTCATCATCGCCTGGAAGCCGTTGGTTATGGGCTGGCTGCTCATCATCCCGGCGCTGGCGTTCTGGTGGGTGCTGCGGGCGCGCACCACGGTGGGCGAGGCCGGCATCGCCATCCGCTACGCCTTCCGCGGAGATGCCCGGCTGTCCTGGGACGACTTCGCAGGCATCGGATTCAAGCGCGCGCACGCCTTCGCCGCGACCCACGCGGGCCGGAAATTCAACCTTCCGGGGGTAACCTTTAATTCACTCCCCGACCTGGCGCGGGCCTCCCGCGGGCGCATCCCGGACGCGCTCAGCGCAGGTAAGAAGGCCGCCGACGACAAGGTCGTGGTCATCCACCGCGACGGGCAGCAGGTTCTCATGTCCAAAGAGGAGTATGCTGCCTACCAAGCCACCGAGGGCGACTCGGCCACCCACACTGGGTCCGACCCCAACTAG
- the ilvD gene encoding dihydroxy-acid dehydratase — protein sequence MYPLRSKTTTVGRQAAGARALWRATGTAENDFGKPIVAIANSFTQFVPGHVHLKNVGDIVADAVRAAGGVPKEFNTIAVDDGIAMGHSGMLYSLPSREIISDSIEYMVNAHTADALVCISNCDKITPGMLNAALRLNIPTIFVSGGPMEAGKAVVVDGVAHQPTDLITAITASASEAVSDAALTTVEESACPTCGSCSGMFTANSMNCLTEALGLALPGNGTTLATHAQRRRLFEQAGEKIVELCQRYYGEEDDRMLPRSIASKAAFTNAMALDMAMGGSTNTILHTLAAAQEGDVDFTLRDIEDISDRVPCLSKVAPNGVWHIEDVHRAGGIPAILDELRRAGHLDTTVHTVCYDDANRWLDDWDIRGGSHLPAAEELFYAAPGGVRTTEPFSTSNRWSSLDTDQLDGCIHSAEHAYSADGGLVVLRGNLAPDGAIIKAAGVEEELWTFSGPARVVESQEQAVSAILNNEVQAGEVLVIRYEGPSGGPGMQEMLHPTSFLKGAGLGKKCALITDGRFSGGTSGLSIGHISPEAAHGGLIGLIENGDTIQIDVRSRRLELAVADDELARRRAAQMERDHPFTPVNRNRPVTKALRAYAALATSADRGAVRVVDGHVH from the coding sequence ATGTACCCGCTGCGCTCAAAAACCACCACTGTAGGCCGTCAAGCCGCCGGCGCCCGCGCCCTCTGGCGCGCGACCGGTACCGCCGAGAACGACTTCGGCAAGCCCATCGTGGCCATCGCCAACTCCTTTACCCAGTTCGTGCCCGGCCACGTGCACCTGAAGAACGTCGGTGACATCGTCGCCGACGCCGTCCGCGCCGCCGGCGGGGTACCCAAGGAGTTCAACACCATCGCCGTCGACGACGGCATCGCCATGGGCCATTCCGGCATGCTCTACTCGCTGCCCAGCCGCGAGATCATCTCCGACTCCATCGAGTACATGGTCAACGCCCACACCGCCGACGCCCTGGTCTGTATCTCCAACTGCGACAAAATCACCCCGGGCATGCTGAATGCCGCCCTGCGCCTGAACATCCCCACCATCTTCGTCTCCGGCGGGCCGATGGAGGCTGGCAAGGCCGTCGTCGTCGACGGCGTGGCCCACCAGCCCACCGATCTCATCACCGCGATCACCGCCTCGGCCTCCGAAGCGGTTTCCGATGCCGCCCTGACCACCGTCGAAGAATCCGCCTGCCCCACCTGCGGCTCCTGCTCCGGCATGTTCACCGCCAACTCCATGAACTGCCTGACCGAGGCCTTAGGCCTGGCCCTGCCCGGCAACGGCACGACCCTGGCCACCCACGCCCAGCGCCGGCGCCTGTTCGAGCAGGCCGGCGAGAAGATCGTCGAGCTGTGCCAGCGCTACTACGGTGAGGAAGACGACCGGATGCTGCCGCGGAGCATCGCTAGCAAGGCTGCGTTCACCAACGCCATGGCGCTGGACATGGCCATGGGCGGGTCCACCAATACCATCCTCCACACGCTGGCCGCTGCCCAGGAAGGCGACGTCGACTTCACCCTGCGCGACATCGAGGACATCTCCGACCGCGTGCCCTGCTTGTCCAAGGTCGCACCGAACGGCGTATGGCACATCGAAGACGTCCACCGCGCCGGCGGCATCCCCGCCATCCTGGACGAGTTACGCCGCGCCGGCCACCTCGACACCACCGTCCACACGGTCTGCTACGACGACGCCAACCGGTGGCTCGACGACTGGGACATCCGCGGCGGGTCCCACCTGCCGGCCGCCGAGGAGCTGTTCTACGCCGCGCCCGGCGGGGTGCGCACCACCGAGCCCTTCTCGACGTCGAACCGCTGGTCCTCGCTGGATACCGACCAGCTGGACGGCTGCATCCACTCGGCCGAGCACGCCTACTCCGCCGACGGCGGCCTCGTGGTACTGCGCGGCAACCTGGCCCCCGACGGGGCCATCATCAAGGCCGCCGGCGTCGAGGAGGAGCTGTGGACGTTTAGCGGACCGGCCCGCGTGGTCGAGTCCCAGGAGCAGGCCGTCTCCGCCATCCTCAACAACGAGGTCCAAGCCGGCGAGGTGCTGGTCATCCGCTACGAAGGCCCCTCCGGGGGCCCCGGCATGCAGGAGATGCTCCACCCGACTTCCTTCCTCAAGGGCGCCGGGCTGGGCAAGAAGTGCGCGCTAATCACCGACGGGCGCTTTTCCGGCGGCACCTCGGGGCTGTCCATCGGGCACATCTCGCCGGAGGCCGCCCACGGCGGGCTCATCGGGCTGATCGAAAACGGCGACACCATCCAAATCGACGTGCGCTCCCGCCGCCTGGAGTTGGCCGTCGCCGACGACGAGCTGGCCCGCCGCCGCGCCGCCCAGATGGAGCGCGATCACCCGTTCACCCCGGTGAACCGCAACCGCCCGGTGACCAAGGCGTTGCGTGCCTACGCCGCGCTGGCGACCTCCGCCGACCGCGGCGCCGTCCGCGTGGTCGACGGCCACGTCCACTAG
- the ilvN gene encoding acetolactate synthase small subunit, which produces MAATDVTRHTLSVLVQDGEGIISRVAGMFTRRGYSIISFVSARTETEGINRLTIVADANEIVIEQITKQLNKLIPVIKVVELEEDSSVARAIMLVKVAANNTNRPQVVDAVNIFRARVVDVAPESVVVEATGTPGKLQALLDVLEPFGVRELVQSGHVALSRGPKAMAPPK; this is translated from the coding sequence ATGGCAGCAACCGATGTCACCCGGCACACGCTGTCGGTGCTCGTCCAAGACGGGGAGGGGATCATCTCCCGGGTCGCGGGAATGTTTACCCGCCGCGGCTATTCCATAATCTCCTTCGTCTCGGCGCGCACGGAGACCGAAGGCATTAACCGCCTGACCATCGTGGCGGATGCCAACGAGATTGTGATTGAGCAGATCACCAAGCAGCTCAACAAACTCATCCCGGTCATCAAGGTCGTCGAACTGGAGGAGGATTCCTCGGTCGCGCGGGCGATCATGTTGGTCAAGGTCGCAGCGAACAACACGAACCGGCCCCAGGTCGTCGACGCGGTCAATATCTTCCGCGCCCGCGTGGTCGATGTGGCGCCTGAGTCCGTGGTCGTGGAGGCCACCGGCACCCCCGGCAAGCTCCAAGCGCTGCTGGACGTGTTAGAACCGTTCGGAGTGCGCGAGCTAGTGCAATCTGGACACGTGGCGCTCTCGCGTGGCCCCAAGGCGATGGCCCCACCTAAATAA
- a CDS encoding glycosyltransferase 87 family protein, producing MNTQRRVLPLLAYLLIAAGLLGGIGKTISHTLITDFPVDMIIYREGVKAFLSGGEVYSQPMYAGDIALPFIYPPFGALVMVPLVAFESMSDDLAGDIMIVLSDLLLLACIYLVARAILPAMARRNFLAVVFVVWAVVLGFEPVELNNGFAQINIAIMALVVFDLVPRKRYLPQGWLIGVAAAIKLTPAAMLLYFLVRKEAKPIITAAVSGVVATALAAAVRWDVFVEFFFGKMLAMGSGDDFGVGTAYQSNSSWKGVLERAFSSAEAAEAHSTLLNVAWLIGVVVIIGVGAWLMRGLFRRGLDIDAALTAAVVMLLISPVSWSHHWVWLALILQVLAYRAWSWRHQTWVAGSLIAVVAAWAFLLLTVPPKWWFGDDIDVYGLNSMQKFLVSDFVWLIVIAGALYAYCALQQPRRELSTESRARGPVSA from the coding sequence GTGAATACCCAACGCCGCGTACTACCGCTACTGGCCTACCTTCTCATCGCCGCCGGGCTCCTCGGCGGCATCGGGAAGACCATCTCCCACACCCTGATCACTGACTTCCCCGTCGACATGATCATCTACCGGGAAGGGGTCAAGGCCTTCCTGTCAGGCGGCGAGGTCTACTCGCAGCCGATGTATGCCGGCGACATCGCCCTGCCGTTCATCTACCCTCCCTTCGGCGCCCTGGTGATGGTGCCGCTAGTCGCCTTCGAGTCGATGAGCGACGACCTGGCTGGCGACATCATGATCGTGCTGTCCGATCTGCTACTGCTAGCGTGCATCTATCTCGTTGCCCGCGCCATCCTGCCGGCGATGGCGCGCCGCAACTTCCTCGCCGTCGTCTTCGTGGTCTGGGCCGTGGTGCTGGGCTTCGAGCCGGTGGAACTCAACAACGGTTTCGCGCAGATCAACATCGCCATCATGGCCCTAGTGGTCTTCGACCTCGTGCCGCGCAAGCGCTACCTGCCGCAGGGCTGGCTCATCGGCGTCGCGGCCGCCATCAAGCTGACCCCGGCGGCCATGCTGCTGTATTTCCTGGTCCGCAAGGAAGCCAAACCGATCATCACCGCTGCCGTCTCCGGCGTCGTCGCCACGGCCCTGGCGGCGGCCGTGCGCTGGGACGTCTTCGTCGAGTTCTTCTTCGGCAAGATGCTGGCCATGGGTTCCGGCGACGATTTCGGCGTCGGCACCGCCTACCAGTCCAACAGCTCGTGGAAAGGCGTACTCGAGCGCGCGTTCAGCTCCGCCGAGGCCGCCGAGGCCCATAGCACCCTCCTCAACGTGGCGTGGCTCATCGGGGTCGTGGTCATCATCGGGGTTGGCGCCTGGCTCATGCGCGGCCTCTTCCGCCGCGGCCTGGACATCGATGCCGCCCTCACCGCAGCCGTCGTCATGCTCCTTATCTCCCCGGTCTCCTGGTCGCACCACTGGGTCTGGCTGGCCCTCATCCTGCAGGTGCTGGCCTACCGTGCGTGGTCGTGGCGGCACCAGACGTGGGTCGCCGGCAGCCTTATCGCCGTCGTGGCTGCCTGGGCCTTCTTATTGCTCACGGTGCCACCCAAGTGGTGGTTCGGCGACGACATCGACGTCTACGGGCTCAACTCCATGCAGAAGTTCCTCGTTAGTGACTTTGTGTGGCTCATTGTCATCGCGGGCGCTCTGTACGCTTACTGCGCGCTGCAGCAACCGCGACGGGAGTTATCCACAGAATCCCGCGCGCGGGGGCCTGTTTCTGCCTAA
- the ilvC gene encoding ketol-acid reductoisomerase, whose translation MAIQTFYDDDADLSIIQGRKVAIIGYGSQGHAHAQNLRESGVEVTIGLRDGSKSAVKAEEAGFRVTSVAEAAEWADLVMLLAPDTSQKEIYDNQIAPHLQDGDALFFGHGLNIHFKLIEPAENITVGMVAPKGPGHLVRRQFLDGKGVPCLIAVEQDPKGNGQDLALSYAAAIGGARAGVIPTTFEAETVTDLFGEQAVLCGGAEFLIKTGFEVLVEAGYEPEMAYFEVLHEMKLIVDLMFEGGIANMNYSVSDTAEFGGYLSGARVIDEGTKQRMRDILSDIQDGTFTKRLIANVEGGNKELEGLRQDFADHQIEKTGAQLRDLMSWVKVELTDTAR comes from the coding sequence ATGGCAATCCAGACCTTCTACGACGACGACGCCGATCTGTCCATCATCCAGGGCCGCAAGGTAGCCATCATCGGCTACGGCTCCCAGGGGCATGCCCACGCGCAGAACCTGCGCGAGTCCGGCGTCGAGGTCACCATCGGCCTGCGCGACGGCAGCAAGTCCGCCGTCAAGGCGGAAGAGGCCGGCTTCCGGGTCACCTCCGTCGCCGAGGCCGCCGAGTGGGCCGACCTGGTCATGCTGCTGGCGCCGGATACCTCCCAAAAGGAGATCTACGACAACCAGATCGCGCCGCACCTGCAGGACGGCGACGCCCTCTTCTTTGGCCACGGCCTGAACATCCACTTCAAGCTGATTGAGCCGGCCGAGAACATCACCGTCGGCATGGTCGCCCCGAAGGGCCCGGGCCACCTGGTGCGCCGTCAGTTCCTGGACGGTAAGGGCGTTCCCTGCCTGATCGCCGTCGAGCAGGACCCGAAGGGCAACGGCCAGGACCTGGCTCTGTCCTACGCCGCCGCCATCGGTGGCGCCCGCGCCGGCGTCATCCCGACCACCTTCGAGGCCGAGACCGTCACCGACCTCTTCGGCGAGCAGGCCGTCCTGTGCGGTGGCGCGGAGTTCCTCATCAAGACCGGCTTCGAGGTCCTGGTGGAGGCCGGCTACGAGCCGGAGATGGCCTACTTCGAGGTCCTGCACGAGATGAAGCTCATCGTGGACCTGATGTTCGAGGGCGGCATCGCCAACATGAACTACTCGGTCTCCGACACCGCGGAGTTCGGCGGCTACCTGTCCGGCGCGCGCGTCATCGACGAAGGCACCAAGCAGCGCATGCGCGACATCCTGTCCGATATCCAGGATGGAACCTTTACCAAGCGCCTGATCGCCAACGTCGAGGGTGGCAACAAGGAACTGGAGGGCCTGCGCCAGGACTTCGCTGACCACCAGATTGAAAAGACCGGCGCGCAGCTGCGCGACCTGATGAGCTGGGTCAAGGTCGAACTGACCGACACTGCCCGCTAG
- a CDS encoding acetolactate synthase large subunit: protein MAASPTPTPASVAARTGTPVRERLTGAEAIVRTLEDLGTELVFGIPGGAVLPLYDALAHSTRLRHVLTRHEQGAGHAAEGFAQASGQVGVCIATSGPGATNLVTPLADAMLDSVPVVAITGQVGSNLLGTDAFQEADIRGITMPITKHNFIVATPEEIPGAIAAAFHLASTGRPGPVLVDIPKDVQNGTLDYTTPTRLELPGYKPVTRPHTRQINQAVQLISESRKPVLYVGGGVIKANAEKELREFAEFTGIPVVTTLMALGAFPESHPQHLGLPGMHGTVPAVAAMQRSDLLIVIGARFDDRVTGDTASFAPGARVIHADVDPAEIGKNREVDIPIVGDAREVLHQLLRGFQGPRQPELLELDRWRAYLDDLCERYPRGWEPTEDGLLNPQFVLEQLSKLAGPEAIYCSGVGQHQMWAAQFIDFERPRSWINSGGAGTMGYAVPAALGAKAASPDREVWAIDGDGCFQMTNQELTTAAIEDFPIKVAVINNGNLGMVRQWQTLFFGGNYSHTKLREAATFLPDFVQLAQALGCEAIRVTCEGEVAPAIERARAINDRPVVIDFIVGEDAQVWPMVGGGASNEEIQYAQGLRPLFAEESNEDLDATGKES from the coding sequence GTGGCAGCTTCACCCACGCCCACGCCCGCTTCCGTGGCCGCTCGAACCGGCACCCCAGTTCGTGAAAGGCTCACCGGAGCCGAGGCAATCGTCCGCACGCTAGAGGATCTCGGAACCGAGCTGGTATTCGGCATCCCGGGTGGCGCTGTGCTCCCGCTGTACGACGCGCTGGCCCATTCGACTCGCCTGCGCCACGTGCTGACCCGGCACGAGCAGGGGGCCGGCCATGCGGCCGAGGGCTTCGCCCAGGCCTCCGGGCAGGTGGGGGTGTGCATCGCTACCTCCGGTCCGGGCGCGACCAATCTGGTCACGCCGCTGGCCGACGCCATGCTGGATTCCGTCCCCGTGGTCGCTATCACCGGTCAGGTCGGGTCCAACCTGTTGGGCACCGACGCCTTCCAGGAGGCGGACATCCGGGGCATCACGATGCCGATTACCAAGCACAACTTCATCGTCGCCACGCCCGAGGAAATCCCCGGGGCTATCGCCGCCGCCTTCCACCTGGCGTCGACGGGCCGCCCGGGCCCCGTGCTGGTCGATATCCCGAAGGACGTGCAAAACGGCACGCTGGACTACACGACCCCGACGCGCCTGGAGCTGCCCGGCTACAAGCCGGTCACCCGCCCGCACACGCGCCAGATCAACCAGGCGGTCCAGCTGATTTCGGAATCCCGCAAGCCGGTGCTCTACGTCGGCGGCGGCGTTATTAAGGCCAACGCCGAAAAAGAACTGCGGGAATTCGCCGAGTTCACCGGCATCCCCGTGGTCACGACGTTGATGGCACTGGGCGCGTTTCCCGAGTCGCACCCGCAGCACTTGGGGCTGCCGGGCATGCACGGAACGGTGCCGGCGGTCGCGGCCATGCAGCGCTCCGACCTGCTGATCGTCATTGGCGCCCGGTTTGATGACCGGGTGACGGGTGATACGGCATCGTTTGCGCCGGGGGCCCGCGTCATCCATGCCGACGTGGACCCGGCCGAGATTGGGAAGAACCGCGAGGTGGATATCCCCATCGTGGGCGATGCCCGCGAGGTCCTCCACCAGCTGCTGCGGGGATTCCAGGGCCCGCGCCAGCCCGAACTGTTGGAGCTGGACCGCTGGCGTGCTTACCTGGACGACCTGTGCGAGCGCTACCCGCGCGGGTGGGAGCCGACCGAGGACGGGCTGCTCAACCCGCAGTTCGTGCTCGAGCAGCTGAGCAAGCTGGCCGGCCCGGAGGCAATCTATTGCTCCGGCGTGGGCCAGCACCAGATGTGGGCTGCGCAGTTCATCGACTTCGAGCGGCCGCGCAGTTGGATCAACTCCGGCGGCGCCGGGACGATGGGCTATGCGGTGCCCGCCGCCCTGGGCGCCAAGGCCGCCAGCCCCGACCGCGAGGTGTGGGCCATCGATGGCGACGGCTGCTTCCAGATGACCAACCAGGAGCTGACGACCGCGGCCATCGAGGACTTTCCCATCAAGGTGGCGGTCATCAACAACGGCAACCTGGGCATGGTGCGCCAGTGGCAGACGCTGTTTTTCGGCGGCAACTACTCGCACACCAAGCTGCGCGAGGCAGCCACCTTCCTGCCGGACTTCGTGCAGCTGGCCCAGGCGCTGGGTTGCGAAGCCATCCGGGTCACCTGCGAGGGGGAGGTCGCTCCGGCCATCGAGCGGGCTCGCGCTATCAACGACCGCCCGGTTGTCATCGACTTCATCGTCGGCGAGGACGCTCAGGTCTGGCCGATGGTCGGCGGCGGGGCATCGAACGAGGAAATTCAGTACGCCCAGGGGCTGCGCCCCCTGTTCGCGGAAGAGTCCAATGAGGACTTGGACGCGACCGGAAAGGAGAGCTAA
- a CDS encoding cation diffusion facilitator family transporter, producing the protein MTKHGHDHSHGIDAQNTPLRALVTALAITGTVFFAEVVGGVVSGSLALLADAMHMLSDATGLILAVIAVVIGRKAASARATYGYRGVEALAAAVNAVAVVAVSVWIVVSALLRLGNDQAVDPHVMGGVAIVGLLANAASAWVLHRQRSASLNVEGAFLHVLTDLLGSVAVIAAALIIYFTGWREADTIASLAIAAIVAPRAIKLLGASLSVLLARVPAGYDVAEIAAALEEIPRVHAVHDLHVWSVSGTEALATCHLVVNDDFSTGPVLDRAQEILNEMGIEHSTIQLEHPGHQAHETTCTEHSHGD; encoded by the coding sequence ATGACAAAGCACGGCCACGACCACTCGCACGGCATCGACGCGCAGAACACCCCGCTGCGGGCGCTGGTAACGGCGCTCGCCATCACGGGCACGGTGTTCTTCGCGGAGGTGGTCGGCGGGGTGGTTTCCGGCTCGCTGGCGCTGCTGGCCGATGCCATGCACATGCTCTCCGATGCCACCGGCCTCATCCTCGCCGTTATCGCCGTGGTGATTGGCCGCAAGGCGGCCTCGGCTCGGGCCACGTACGGGTATCGGGGAGTGGAGGCACTCGCCGCCGCGGTCAACGCCGTGGCGGTTGTTGCCGTTTCTGTGTGGATCGTGGTCTCGGCGCTGTTGCGCCTGGGCAACGATCAGGCGGTGGACCCGCACGTGATGGGCGGGGTGGCCATCGTCGGCCTGCTGGCCAATGCGGCCAGCGCGTGGGTGCTGCACCGCCAGCGCAGCGCCTCCCTTAACGTCGAGGGCGCGTTCCTACACGTGCTGACCGACCTCTTGGGCTCGGTAGCCGTGATCGCGGCTGCCCTCATCATCTACTTCACCGGCTGGCGTGAGGCCGACACGATCGCCTCGCTGGCGATCGCCGCAATCGTCGCCCCGCGCGCCATCAAGCTGCTGGGCGCCTCCCTGTCCGTGTTGCTAGCCCGAGTCCCGGCCGGCTACGACGTCGCGGAGATCGCCGCGGCGCTGGAGGAGATCCCGCGGGTGCATGCGGTCCACGACCTGCACGTCTGGTCGGTCAGCGGCACCGAGGCGCTGGCGACCTGCCACCTGGTGGTCAACGACGATTTCTCCACCGGGCCGGTGCTGGATAGGGCGCAGGAGATCCTGAACGAGATGGGTATCGAGCATTCGACCATCCAGTTGGAGCACCCCGGGCACCAGGCGCACGAGACGACCTGTACTGAGCACTCGCACGGCGATTAG
- a CDS encoding DUF262 domain-containing protein, with protein sequence MGFTTPSYDLPDLFARIDRGDIQLPDFQRSYAWDEDRIRSLIVTVLRGYPMGAMMALDTRNEPQRFRPRRISGAPATDNAPGMLLLDGQQRLTSLYHCFRGSGEVETTDFRSKKITRSFFVDVRSAVRGDLLPDEAVFAVNQAGAVRSHFGPDIEGNLHERSQQVGNLCLPVAALLGEEGPALLFDMAAQAEDGDRALLAAFQHRVMAPLTGYNTPIIRLARHTARAGVGSIFAQANAAGLQMDVFDLLTAVFAAEDPDFQLARDWEETERVLRDYPALDGIGRTQFLSAVSLLVTRSRGPARGQREDILNLRLADYRKATETLRITFREVAEFLSQRCIFELAQVPYSAQIVPLAVILAQLSEARGEHGRVLSAQAAWDKLNQWFWCGVFGELYGSSAVKLRSARDVDEVTAWVEGKTDRVPKTVRDAQFSESRLLSAGPDDGVFHAIYALLMGRGARDWRTAQPFNRGTIGDLQPGFEPVFPLAWAKKHAVPASLVASVLNRAPMGKRTEAVLDGYSPARYLPRVQSKSLMEDHEFAAVLASHELEPDYLWAADFDGFLRDRRHRLVAMIEYAMGTPVRRDVDEADLTAGEEGPQAFVR encoded by the coding sequence ATGGGTTTCACCACGCCAAGCTATGACCTGCCTGATTTGTTTGCCCGCATCGATCGCGGGGATATTCAGCTGCCCGATTTCCAGCGATCCTACGCCTGGGACGAAGACCGCATCCGCTCTCTCATCGTGACCGTCCTGCGTGGCTATCCCATGGGGGCGATGATGGCCCTGGATACGCGCAACGAGCCGCAGCGCTTCCGCCCGCGCCGGATTAGCGGCGCGCCGGCCACCGACAATGCGCCCGGCATGCTGCTGCTGGACGGCCAGCAGCGCCTGACCAGCCTCTACCACTGCTTCCGGGGATCGGGGGAGGTGGAGACCACCGATTTTCGCTCCAAGAAGATTACCCGCAGCTTCTTCGTTGACGTGCGCAGCGCCGTGCGTGGGGATCTCCTGCCCGACGAGGCCGTCTTCGCGGTCAACCAGGCCGGGGCGGTGCGCTCCCATTTCGGTCCCGATATTGAGGGCAACCTGCACGAGCGCAGCCAGCAGGTGGGCAACCTCTGCCTGCCGGTCGCCGCGCTGCTGGGCGAGGAAGGCCCCGCGCTGCTGTTCGACATGGCTGCCCAGGCCGAAGACGGCGACCGCGCGCTGCTGGCAGCCTTTCAGCACCGGGTGATGGCCCCGCTGACCGGCTACAACACTCCAATTATCCGGCTGGCGCGCCACACGGCGCGGGCGGGCGTGGGCTCGATTTTTGCCCAGGCCAATGCCGCCGGCCTGCAGATGGACGTCTTCGACCTGCTCACCGCGGTCTTCGCCGCCGAGGACCCGGACTTCCAGCTGGCCCGCGACTGGGAGGAGACCGAGCGGGTGCTGCGGGACTACCCGGCGCTGGACGGCATCGGCCGCACGCAGTTCCTGTCGGCGGTTTCCTTGCTGGTGACCCGCTCCCGCGGTCCTGCGCGCGGGCAGCGCGAGGACATCCTAAACCTGCGCCTGGCCGACTACCGAAAGGCCACGGAGACGCTGCGGATTACCTTCCGGGAGGTCGCCGAGTTCCTATCGCAGCGGTGCATCTTCGAGCTGGCGCAGGTGCCCTATAGCGCCCAGATCGTTCCGCTGGCGGTGATTCTGGCCCAGCTTTCCGAGGCCCGCGGCGAGCACGGCCGGGTCTTGAGCGCCCAGGCGGCCTGGGACAAGCTCAACCAGTGGTTCTGGTGCGGGGTGTTCGGGGAGCTTTACGGCTCCTCGGCGGTCAAGCTGCGCTCGGCCCGGGACGTCGACGAGGTCACCGCCTGGGTCGAGGGGAAGACCGACCGGGTCCCGAAGACGGTGCGCGACGCGCAGTTTAGCGAATCCAGGCTGCTGTCCGCCGGCCCGGACGATGGGGTCTTCCACGCCATCTACGCCCTGCTCATGGGCAGGGGAGCGAGGGACTGGCGCACCGCCCAGCCTTTCAATCGGGGGACCATCGGGGACCTGCAGCCGGGCTTCGAGCCGGTCTTCCCCCTGGCCTGGGCGAAAAAGCATGCGGTGCCGGCTTCCCTGGTGGCCTCCGTGCTCAACCGCGCGCCCATGGGCAAGCGTACCGAGGCGGTTCTGGACGGCTATTCGCCCGCGCGCTACCTGCCCCGAGTACAATCCAAGTCTTTAATGGAAGACCACGAGTTCGCAGCCGTTTTGGCCAGCCACGAGCTCGAACCGGATTACCTGTGGGCCGCCGATTTCGACGGTTTCCTGAGGGATCGCCGCCACCGCCTGGTGGCGATGATCGAATACGCCATGGGCACGCCGGTGCGTCGGGACGTGGATGAGGCCGATCTGACTGCTGGAGAAGAAGGACCGCAAGCCTTTGTTCGTTAA